AATTGTCACACAAACAGTCACAATAACAAGAATGATGAAGACAAGTAGCATAAAGCCATAAACGTAGTACACCTGACACATGAAAGaacaaatatttaatatgtTGCTTATATTCAATATCATtacaattataatataaatatctGTACTAAACTCTGTAGAAACTTATATGCATTAAAATGAAGGTGTCAGACCTGTAACCCGATCAACCCAAATTCCCGGCTcccattttacatcaaatgTGCTATTTGACCAGTTAGAGATAAAAAGCAACCCAACTCAACCCGTTTTAAAGTAAATGAAACTGTATAAAGAAGTTACAATTACCTCCGTctgattatattataaagcaactTCCCCAAAAAgaatgtactttttaaaaacCGAAGAAACAGTACATATATGAGAGAAAGCCATATTTGGATTCTAGGATATAGCAAGCTAAAGCAAATCACATTATGAAGAATACCTTGTAATTCCAGAAGGATGTGAAAACAAAGTACATCTCAATGAAAATACTACCAAAAGGTAGTAGTCCTCCCATTATCGAGACCACAGATGGTGTAAGATACCACTTCTTCTCAGGAATAGGGCGAGGAATGGTTTTCACGCGACAAGGGTTGTTTGGAGCACCACTCCAGTTCCTTCCTACAACTGTACCAACAAGAGTAAGGGGGAAAGAAACCACACCCCAGATAAGAAGAACTATCACCATTGTGCCAAATGGAATTGCTGCTAAAGAACCATAGAATATCGCAATGGTATTCAGAACAAAACCAATTCCAAAGCACAAAAATGGGAAAAGAGATGAAGTGAGGATCAGCGACTTTATCCAGTGTTTCcctgtaaaaaaataatatactcAAATGGCTAACAAAACCATGGAGACAGTATGTtcataataaaatgaattaaaggGCACACGAGTAAATTAACAGGGACTTCATAAGGAAGATACAGCCATGGCCTATTAGCTAGGATTCTTACCGCCATTGCGAGAATACATGCCACCACTCACATAACCAGATACAAACGATGTGAGAGCATAAGAAACAACAAACGTAGTGACAATTGCTCCTCTCCTAAACAGAAGCAAAATTGTTATAATGAGATCAGAATTTATTAGATTTCAGAAATGTCAGTATCTTCGTcattcttaaatatatatataaatgcatatgGACTCTGCTGTTAAGTGGTAACATCATTCTTAAGAATGAAGGTGTCAACATGGGTGTCAAATAACAGAATGGAGCTCAGACTAAAGTAAAAACCTTTTTGCAACTGGTTAAAGCACGTtgtattttcataaaaaatgcCTTTTCCaaaaagtttacactttttgttagtatcaactatcaagtgtgtagaaataactacaaattataaattatttcaataAAAATTCTCTTTGGATTATTTAACTTGAACCCATAAAATGACCCAAGTCAACCCATTTGTACACGAATGGGTCAAAAATGCCCATTTGTACATGAATAGGTCAAAACTGCCACTTCTTTCTCGAACAGATAACTAAAAGCATCCTCAAAGACCTAACTGCTTCCACCTTACCCAATGTACAATGTAGCAACAATTGCAAACAAGATGACAACAAGAATCAGGACGGCCAATTGAGCACCCGTTCCAACAACTGCCGACAACAAAACCAGACTGCGAGGAGGTCGAAAAACATCTCCATGCACAAGCTTCCAACCAGATTCTTCACTTACATCTCTTTCCTGAAAAGGATACTTTTTAAAATCTGCTAACAGCATCATTACAAATTACAAAACTTGTCATCTCATAGTAATATTACCAGACTTTCCAGATCATCATCTTCCCGAGCATACTTAGCATAGTCATTTCTAAGGGTCCGCATCAGAATCATTGAAACCAAGCCAGTGAGGAAGATAACCATCATGAACGAATTGAATATAGAGAACCAATGAATCTGCATGATGCAACACTCAGTTTATAATCTCATGAGTGAAATTTATTAGTATATTGTGTAGCAAACTAATAAATGCATCCTCTAAAACGGGTGCGAAGAgagcaaaagaagaaaagatgtgACGTTATATCAAATCAAGTTAGTAACCTAGCTGAACTTGTAAGAACTCAAGAAACCAGAAAGGGCATATCCTGTGCTTGGAGAAACAAGTGATTCAACAAAACTAGAGGTGACAAAACAAAACGTTTCCGGCAGGTTGCATAACCAGTCAAAAAGGTAATTTCAGTATGGGTTAGGGTAGCATAGCACGAAATGCCTTTTACTCAAACAATGAATCTCTCTTAGTAATTGATTATTGTGCCATATACTCATTGTTATAGtaagaaaatattaaatcaGCAATCATTTAGGTTTCTAACAAAGTGATTTAGAAGAAGCTATACATTTCCCTGTAACAAAAATTTTAGAACCCTATGCAGTCAATTGGACCCGTTTCCTTGAAGCAAAACTTCAAATTAGAAGATAGGCCAGCCAGGGATAAGACATAACCCATCTTGATCCATTCTTAAGTTACTCCGGCTAGTTTCCACCTCTAAATGGAACACAAAGATTTTAAGCGTTTACCTGATGCTCAAAGAAATGGTAATCCAGGTAAACATCAAAACGGTGTGCAAAAGTAACATTAGTTTCCGTCCACTTGACTGAGTAAGTCATCTCTAGTGTTTTCCCAGCTTCCAGTGGTTTTTGGTTCTCTTGAGTAAGATTAACATGAATGATCTGTAATAAGAGAGAACCATAATATTAGAACCGGTTGACTATTAGatccatatatgatatatcaccATTAAAGTTCAtacacaataaaaaaacaaaaacctgaTCTTTGTTGTATTGTATCGTAATGTTCTTATGTGTGAACATCATATGCTTGTTATCACTGTTCCTGTCCGAATGTAGCTCACCGACAAAACCTATAGGAACAACATTTGTGCAATGagataaacattaaaattaGATACTgggatattaaaaaataatgtggGTAGTGAAAAGGGTGTCTAATAAGTGCATACCCCACAGTGGGAGATCATCTGAGCCCACGTTCAACACAGCAGAAACCAAAGAAAACGATATCAGAAAGCAGATAatggaaaaaacaaatatgtgCAAGAAATATAGTAATCAAGTATAATGTAAATTGACCATTTTTGTATTAAACACATCCAAATATATGTCCTATCAAGACgaaattgaaataataaaaagaatataatgCACACAGGATGACTAAAAGGCATACCCATGAAAAATTCAAACCAATAGTTATTCTCAATAGCTTCCTTAAACTGCTTAACCTTGGAGTCATCAAGTTCAAGCTCGCAAATTTTAGACTTTTCCACATTCTCTGCCAAAGCAAACATGTCATGTACCATTTAACAGCATAAAGTACAACACTATAACAAACAGTGACCAACATACTTTGGAACTTGATGTCAAATTGACTATTAATAAGCTCGTTTCCACCCAATACTTCACCCAGACCACCCCACTTATGTCCAGGATTGCCAGGTTGACGGCAAAATGGAAGGCTGTAATAGTTGTAAGTTTCTTGTGGATTGTTGTAAGGCCCGACTTTATTCACCCAAAGGTTAACTGGTTCATCTGGTTGATACTGCAAATCAAAATCATAAGTATGTCAAAACAAGGCAATAGAAACaacgaaaataaaataacatatagcCAGCCTCTAAGACTGATTTGCTGAATATGGCAAACCCTTATAGAGTAGGGGAGAGGGTGTCTTCGGTCTTGGCTAAAAACTTAGAATCTAAagacaaaattttaatataaaaagataatacTAACAAAACTACTAAATTAAAGACCTAAACAAAACAggacaaaacaagaaaaagaaaaaaacatttaaaccTGTAACTCTCATTCAGTCATTGCTAACACTCCAAAAACTTGACAATTACTAACTTGTATAAAAAAGATCTACAACTCAAGTTAGAAATTCTTTTAGTAACACCTAACTGATTAGGTCATAGATCAACAACAAACGCTTCAAATGCACAATGCAAAGCCAATTCTGAAAATGATGAATCTGAGAGTGTAGACCTAACCAAATTGTTGTTAATGTACATTGTGGTCCATAAAGTTCCTCCAAGACGTATATGTAAAGATCAACTTGAAATCGACAAAAGCAAGGTTAATTCGCCAAAGCCACAACAAATCCAAAAGGGTTTATGATGCACTGAACGTCTGAATCGATTAGAGTCAGAtatgagagagaaaagaaaCAAGGTCGGTCAAGATCAAAAATCATCCAGTGATGACAGTACACGGTAGGAAAAAAAGGGAGCAACTTCCAGCACAGCTAGTGATCTACACTAGAAGAGTGTACAAAAAAGATAGCAGTCAAGTCCAGcctaaagtaaaataaaaaatgacacGCTAGAAGATGCCCACCTCGACCCTTTACTTTGCAGATCCCTGGCACTTCCGTAAATGAACTCAATTCAAGACGACACAACGTTCTTGCACTATATTAGCTTGTTATCAAAACAATGCCTTGATACCCTAGTGCAATTATAACCTACTCAAACAAACTCCAAGCATCCGAGATGTGATCATGAAACATAATACAACTAACTCCAATCCAGCTATAACTCTTACTTCCAAAAGGataatattattaatagtaAGACTTTAGCATCTTAAGTCTAGTACAAGAAATAAGAGATTGATCCAACATAATTTACGATCACTTTCCCATCGCAATAACAAAACAACTCATCCAAGTAACACAATTTCTATAAATGATTTAAAAATGGTAAAGGATCACAATTATTATAtagaaatacatacatatattttaagcCAAACATAGATCTAAACcctcattaaaaataaaaatagaaacacAGACCTCAATTATTTAAGCTAAAAATTCTATCACGATACAATACAAATCAATTCAAATAAATCACTGTACAAAGATCTCAAACTaagatagaaatatatatacatatatatatatactagcatttAAAAATGGAAGATCTAAAAGACTGAAGGTGAAAAATTAGGGCTTCGGGGTACTGAACCTTGTGATCATACTCGGAAGCAAAGACCGGCGACGAAATAAGGAAAATTGAAGCAATGAGGAGAGATCGGACGGCGAGCGACATCGCGGTCGCCGGCGATTGGATTTGGATCTAACGGCGATTAATTGATCGGAAAGGtgtaattttgtgtgtgtgtgtgtgtggatcCGTGAGGGGAGGGGTTTCAATATTAAGCGTATTTTTCCCTTAAAACTTTATCAGACTTTGCCGAGTTAATAAGTCAgcttaaaaaatttttattacGAGAGGAGTGGAGGTAACAAAAATgtcgcgtttgtttcacagaatgttttagaaaagaatggaatcttttaaaggaattggaatttgaagaaatgtttttgattttttgaaaaatcaagtGATGGAATTTCTTCCTCCATcctcaaggaatggagattccatcaaatgatagAATATTTACATTTCTATGGAATGAGACTCTctcttctttgtgcaaccaaacgcactaaggaatagaattcaattccaattccatcaaattctgtgaaccaaacgcgacctaataCTTTTTTTAGCGTCATAccttaataaaatgtgtttgacaTGATTTTAAACCGTTATGATTCTTCAAAATATCTCTGGATCATTATTATATGAAACTGAATATTATAATGTTAAACTAATAACTAATTACCGTAATACGATGATCAACAGTGATAGTGATAGCGATAACGGGTGGTGGGGACAGCAACAggtagtgatggtggtggcTAGGGGTGTTCGTGGTTCAGCTTGGTCtggttttgactaaatctcaaaccaaaccagGTCCCGgtttcaacatattttaaacCAAACCAGACCTAGTGTGTTGTCTCAacggaccaaaccaaaccatgtaagccGATTCAGTTTGACCGGTTCAACGGTTTCGTGatcctctttttcttttttcttttcatttctatctccaaataattttatgcataatttccgtataaatttttttttccttttctttatcACACAAAAAAATATCAGGAAAACTATGATCTTAATATTTCAACGGTTGACGTTTTGCTTAAACCGTAATCGGATCAAGAAACCCcgtttttcaaaacttaaaaagGCAGACAAGACTTTAACAACTCaatttgaccaaaccaatccaaatacTCCGGTGTGGTCTGGTTTTCATAATTTGATGGTTTGATGAATACCCTTAGTGGTGGCGATGAATGGATTCAACATACTATACCTATTGAAGACCCGAAAGGAATTGTCTCTTAGTGTAATAATCTGCAGCTCAATTTCGAGACTCGTAAAGTAATGGAGGCTATAATTTTCACTTGGTGGTGACACGTctgaaaagagaaaaataatgtGATTCACAACATTAGAAGCAACAacattgatgatattgttcaCTCTATAGCATCTCTTTCTTCCTTCGGGTTTCTAATCGTGACAGGACGCACCATTATGTTTGGAATGATTTGATCGCAAACTCTATGTATAACAAATGAATAAGGTCTTTTGTCGGCTTGCTTTAGGGTCGTGTGTTTATGCTTCCCTCGGGGCTTGTATAGGACTAAATCAAAAACATCACAGAGTGAAAATTGGTGACGCAACCTCTGTTGATGGGGACTTTTCTCATGTCCTGTTTAGCGTAAGcgacatgagttttttttacCCCTTTTGTATTCCTATTAGTTAAAGTCCCGAGATGGTTCTATATTATGTTATTTTGTTGTATATCTATAATAgtccccctttttttttatcatgttcTTTGAACTCTGTACCTTGTTtctctagcatcttgctagagtttcctttattaatataattcaTTTTGTTGTTAGAAAAAAAGCAActgatataaaaaatagtttaattattttaaaattttatgaatatatgttgtaaattattttattaaaggtatCTTTGTTGGAACATATATGTTAGTTAGTAAGTGGGATAAATGATGAGAGACATTTTAGGTACTTCAACCATataacttgaaagaaaaaaggaaagagTTGATATTTTACAAAACATGATAGATAATATACGTTGACAGAAAATTAATGTTTGATACTTTCTTATTAAGCTTGCTTATCAGGCACAACATGAGCCCTCACGAGTTGGGTAAAAAAAGTCATTTCTAGCCTACTcatatctttataataaataaaagataattgtcttttaaaagtatttttagaaaaaatgtgaTGTGTCAAGTCTATAAATTTACTTAAAAGgtctatattttaattatgatttcataaataatttacacttttttaaattaaaaataggtcactaaatgcttatttaaagttattaatctttatttataaacaaagaaaattattttatatagtatataatattcttttatgttttgtaaatgCAATAAGTACTTTATCAATATATGAATGGTTATTTACATAAATagtacctggactatccaccatattactggtttcatacctaaaaatttaaaattactctcatcataccccaacttatcaattatccactcggacgatacctaaacctgacgggcgtcagtttgaCCGTTAatttggggtatgactaccgtaaattttaaactataggTAGGTAATCAGTAATATGTTGcatagtccaggtaccatttatgtaattagccattattattattattattattattattattattattattattattattattattatcattattattattacaatattaTTAAGGCTCAAGTTTATGAACAGTGTCACGTGCCACGTGGCGCTGTTTTATTGGTCCACTTCTACCCCGCGTTTTTTCCCAGATTTTAccatatcggattccgttaaggttattttttttttggttttctacatagttttttttgcttttgtgttttctttctgttggtccacctataccccgcattttttcggattttgccatatcggatcccgttaaggttatttttctttcggtttttgttggtttattacatagtttttttgcttttgtgttttctgtaacatcccgaactttttaatCAACGGTTGatttgagtcgttaagtcaacacaacgtgtccgttaagtctctaggagatttaatgcttatatgtaaTTAATGTGCCATATATAGAAGGCTTCAATGCCTTAATGACgtatatgttaatgtgtttaagatgtcaAAGATGATTAAGATGTGTTAAAGGTGTCGAAAAGTATTCCCGCTAAGTCGTTTAAGCCTTAAATGTGATGTTTAATAGTGGAAGGACCTAAgtgtgagattaggaaagatgCTCTAGCTGATTAAGGGTTCATTAAGCCCTAATCACATTCTCATCTCAGTTCCTAGCCTCTCTTTTTCAAGCCCTAGCCGCCCCTCCAATTCCTTGATCAATCCTCACGCGTTTTGCTCGTTTCTTGATGATTTGAAGAGGTTTTGATCCATAGTTTGCATCCTTCTTGTAATCTACAGGTATTTGGAGTATTATTACATTGATTTCGtgtcctttcaatcccttgattcgttccataactgatctaggtctttagagggttgattggagtcataaacgtgtgttttgatcgattcggtaacctaaaacgtttgttattgtgatgcaaatcaattaggagttaatcaatgatttcattgcatcattatggccttaaaatgatgaattttgaggtacaaaagtcgttcataaggtttggggtcgtttggggtgtgtttggttaagttttggaggttaaacaatgagttttgtgcagaaccgggactagctgcggcgcagctactaagctgcggcgcaactagaaaacagtgacctttagttgcgacgcaacttggtagttgcgacgcaatagcgacagaattttcaaatggccataacttttgaaccgtaactccgtttttgacaaataagatatccacggaatcgtgagagagtctactttctaatggaaatatttttgaaagatgattgtaatgtcaagtttccagaaaggttaatttagtgagtgtatcccgagtttcgtcgagttatgtaagctttaaagtattaatcgaatgtc
The sequence above is drawn from the Erigeron canadensis isolate Cc75 chromosome 4, C_canadensis_v1, whole genome shotgun sequence genome and encodes:
- the LOC122595137 gene encoding transmembrane 9 superfamily member 1-like, translating into MSLAVRSLLIASIFLISSPVFASEYDHKYQPDEPVNLWVNKVGPYNNPQETYNYYSLPFCRQPGNPGHKWGGLGEVLGGNELINSQFDIKFQKNVEKSKICELELDDSKVKQFKEAIENNYWFEFFMDDLPLWGFVGELHSDRNSDNKHMMFTHKNITIQYNKDQIIHVNLTQENQKPLEAGKTLEMTYSVKWTETNVTFAHRFDVYLDYHFFEHQIHWFSIFNSFMMVIFLTGLVSMILMRTLRNDYAKYAREDDDLESLERDVSEESGWKLVHGDVFRPPRSLVLLSAVVGTGAQLAVLILVVILFAIVATLYIGRGAIVTTFVVSYALTSFVSGYVSGGMYSRNGGKHWIKSLILTSSLFPFLCFGIGFVLNTIAIFYGSLAAIPFGTMVIVLLIWGVVSFPLTLVGTVVGRNWSGAPNNPCRVKTIPRPIPEKKWYLTPSVVSIMGGLLPFGSIFIEMYFVFTSFWNYKVYYVYGFMLLVFIILVIVTVCVTIVGTYFLLNAENYHWQWTSFFSAASTAIYVYLYSIYYYYVKTKMSGFFQTSFYFGYTAMFCLGLGILCGAVGHLGSNLFVRRIYRNIKCD